In a genomic window of Quercus lobata isolate SW786 chromosome 4, ValleyOak3.0 Primary Assembly, whole genome shotgun sequence:
- the LOC115985749 gene encoding uncharacterized protein LOC115985749, with translation MGANGHGESSNGDPCKPLWKRLWHLHLPAKIKVFAWRACVHGLPTMEAIFRRGISQNMACPVCGNDAESVDHALLRCDFSSLVWDFWLENPFHTQGFKNSFLDSALSILSHSTLQDLELFFTTAWAIWSNRNSRVHKDGGLSPLQVWHKARNAVEEFTCSASWDFGLVRPASSRWSPPPPGVFKVNFDGASSEQEGSSSVGVVIRDFNGQVVAALCLPLQSYFSAELSEVFALEQGVLFAQELQLP, from the coding sequence ATGGGGGCAAATGGTCATGGTGAAAGTTCTAATGGGGATCCTTGTAAGCCCTTGTGGAAGCGGCTTTGGCATCTCCACTTGCCAGCAAAAATCAAGGTGTTTGCTTGGAGAGCTTGTGTCCATGGTCTCCCTACGATGGAAGCCATTTTTAGAAGAGGGATTTCTCAAAATATGGCTTGCCCTGTTTGTGGAAATGATGCTGAATCTGTTGATCATGCTCTTCTTAGATGTGATTTCTCATCCTTAGTTTGGGACTTTTGGCTTGAAAATCCTTTTCACACCCAAGGATTTAAAAATTCCTTCCTAGACTCGGCTCTATCTATCCTATCTCACTCAACTCTTCAAGATTTGGAGCTCTTCTTTACCACGGCTTGGGCCATATGGTCTAACAGAAATAGTAGAGTGCATAAGGATGGTGGTCTTTCTCCTCTCCAAGTTTGGCATAAAGCAAGAAATGCTGTGGAAGAATTTACATGCTCTGCTAGTTGGGATTTTGGCTTAGTAAGGCCTGCCTCTTCTAGATGGAGCCCACCCCCTCCTGGAgtttttaaagtaaattttgATGGTGCTTCTTCAGAACAAGAAGGTTCTTCCAGTGTGGGTGTTGTTATTAGAGACTTCAATGGTCAAGTAGTGGCTGCTCTGTGCTTGCCGCTTCAGTCTTATTTTTCTGCAGAGCTTTCGGAAGTTTTTGCTTTGGAGCAAGGTGTCCTTTTTGCTCAAGAGCTTCAGCTGCCTTGA